A single genomic interval of Arachis duranensis cultivar V14167 chromosome 7, aradu.V14167.gnm2.J7QH, whole genome shotgun sequence harbors:
- the LOC107457690 gene encoding mediator of RNA polymerase II transcription subunit 4-like has product MLQHQIVQSPARLGLTNPNSPSIPNPTPPKLPPSQSHHHQPHLDRHAAGPSAALLSLLPPLPRAQALLQQMASLTSKLFEVSPNRSLWVTAFRGSIPTFLSTQGQAHSSTPHDSSPSTTKEVISQFTILQTQIFEAVAELQEILDLQDAKQKIDREIRSKDSALLAFANKLKDAERCLDILVDDYSDYRRSTKRLKSGDDSEDDSLTSSTVSSQLKLSDILSYAHRISYTTFAPPEFGAGQAPLRGALPPAPQEEQMRASQLYNFADLDVGLPKVVETKEKTIEAIIEPPPPQQVDTNLSAIQGLLPPNFTVPPGWKPGMPVQLPIDLPLPPPGWKPGDPVPLPPMDSLPAPRFEQQQVPHHIPQPKQPEVIQVQHVNLDLDGSDSSDYSSDEASSDDED; this is encoded by the coding sequence ATGCTTCAGCACCAAATTGTGCAATCCCCTGCTAGGCTAGGCCTCACAAACCCGAATTCACCATCCATTCCGAATCCTACTCCCCCAAAGCTCCCTCCCTCACAGAGCCATCATCACCAGCCCCACCTAGACCGCCACGCAGCTGGCCCTTCTGCAGCTCTGCTCTCTCTTCTCCCACCTCTCCCTCGAGCACAAGCACTTCTTCAACAAATGGCTTCCTTAACTTCTAAGCTCTTTGAAGTTTCACCCAACAGGTCGCTTTGGGTCACTGCATTCCGAGGATCCATCCCCACCTTCCTTTCTACCCAAGGCCAAGCTCATTCATCTACCCCACATGATTCTTCTCCTTCCACAACCAAAGAAGTTATTTCACAATTCACTATTCTTCAAACTCAGATCTTTGAAGCTGTCGCTGAACTCCAAGAGATTCTTGATCTGCAAGATGCTAAGCAGAAGATTGATCGGGAAATTCGCTCAAAAGATTCAGCACTTCTTGCATTTGCCAACAAACTCAAAGATGCTGAGCGGTGTCTCGACATTCTTGTTGATGATTACTCTGATTATCGCCGCAGCACCAAGAGGTTGAAATCAGGAGATGACAGTGAAGATGATTCTTTGACATCCTCAACTGTCTCATCCCAGCTGAAGCTATCAGATATATTATCATATGCTCACCGGATAAGTTATACAACCTTTGCGCCACCAGAATTTGGAGCTGGGCAAGCTCCTTTGCGTGGTGCACTGCCACCTGCGCCACAAGAGGAGCAAATGAGAGCTTCACAGTTATATAACTTTGCTGACCTTGATGTTGGATTGCCTAAAGTTGTTGAAACGAAAGAGAAAACAATTGAGGCTATTATTGAGCCTCCACCTCCACAGCAAGTGGATACCAATTTGTCTGCAATTCAAGGGTTGCTTCCACCAAATTTTACAGTTCCGCCTGGCTGGAAGCCTGGAATGCCTGTGCAATTGCCTATTGATCTTCCACTTCCCCCACCTGGGTGGAAACCTGGGGATCCTGTGCCATTGCCACCCATGGACTCACTTCCTGCACCAAGGTTTGAGCAGCAACAAGTACCCCATCACATCCCTCAGCCTAAGCAACCTGAAGTCATTCAAGTGCAGCATGTTAATTTGGATCTTGATGGTAGTGATAGTAGCGATTACAGCAGTGATGAAGCCAGCTCCGATGATGAAGATTGA